The proteins below come from a single Natrinema sp. SYSU A 869 genomic window:
- the rpl12p gene encoding 50S ribosomal protein P1, with protein MEYVYAALILNESGEEINEDNLTNVLDAAGVDVEESRVKALVAALEDVDIDEAVSEAAAVPAGGAAAGGAAGGEAAAADEGGDEEEAEETSDVPDTTDEDDDEDDEADGEGLGELFG; from the coding sequence ATGGAATACGTATACGCTGCACTCATCCTGAACGAATCGGGCGAAGAGATCAACGAAGACAACCTGACGAACGTGCTCGACGCTGCCGGCGTCGACGTCGAAGAGTCTCGCGTGAAGGCGCTCGTCGCCGCACTCGAGGACGTCGACATCGACGAGGCAGTTTCCGAGGCCGCTGCCGTCCCCGCTGGCGGGGCCGCCGCAGGCGGTGCCGCGGGTGGCGAGGCCGCTGCCGCCGACGAAGGCGGCGACGAGGAAGAAGCCGAGGAGACCAGCGACGTGCCGGACACGACGGACGAGGACGACGACGAGGACGACGAGGCCGACGGCGAGGGTCTCGGCGAACTCTTCGGATAG
- a CDS encoding M20/M25/M40 family metallo-hydrolase, producing the protein MDDNRGTVGPVWSGLENEPRELLETTRRIVAADTQNPPGNTRALADWLAEEFRSLGCDCERFAIDPMKPNIVATMPGASDFTLLYNGHLDTVPFREAEWTYDPLGEVDGDRLYGRGTTDMKGAIGAMLQVARTYAKTDTEPPITMQFALVSDEEVGGEVGLDTQLQNAQLNPDACVVGEATGRRDSNSIAVGDRGYVWPSIRYEGYAAHGSRPMFGENAIDRLYELVRTCRQRLRGLEISTDGIDEAILAESIEYYSTHLDRETATALFRSPTVNLGTFNGGSAVNTVPASAEATLDVRVLPSVDSDAIIARIRDCLDARDAATLVDVTCKAGSYTAPDSAVVRAMSRVVDDVVPTPVYRRFATGSGDAQVFRDNGVPSVEFATGTGTAHAVDEYTTVDKLLRNALVYARLPFEIDRIRGD; encoded by the coding sequence ATGGACGACAATCGGGGCACCGTCGGTCCGGTGTGGTCGGGGCTCGAGAACGAGCCCCGAGAACTACTCGAAACGACCCGTCGAATCGTGGCGGCAGATACCCAGAATCCGCCGGGGAATACGCGAGCGCTGGCTGACTGGCTCGCCGAGGAGTTCAGATCGCTCGGATGCGACTGCGAGCGCTTCGCCATCGATCCGATGAAACCGAACATTGTCGCCACGATGCCGGGTGCCAGCGACTTCACGCTCCTGTACAACGGCCATCTCGATACGGTTCCGTTTCGCGAGGCGGAGTGGACGTACGATCCGCTCGGCGAGGTAGACGGCGACCGACTGTACGGTCGGGGGACGACCGATATGAAGGGTGCCATCGGAGCGATGCTCCAGGTCGCCCGAACGTACGCCAAAACGGATACCGAGCCGCCGATCACGATGCAGTTCGCTCTCGTGAGCGATGAGGAGGTTGGCGGCGAAGTCGGACTCGACACACAGTTACAAAACGCTCAACTGAACCCCGACGCCTGTGTCGTCGGCGAAGCGACTGGCCGACGCGATAGCAACTCGATCGCGGTCGGTGATCGGGGATACGTCTGGCCGTCGATCAGGTACGAGGGATACGCAGCCCACGGCTCGAGACCGATGTTCGGCGAGAACGCGATCGATCGCCTGTACGAACTGGTTCGGACCTGTCGACAGCGACTTCGAGGGCTCGAGATCTCGACCGACGGGATCGACGAAGCGATCCTTGCCGAGAGCATCGAGTACTATTCAACCCACCTCGACAGGGAGACGGCGACTGCCCTGTTTCGCTCGCCGACTGTCAATCTCGGTACGTTCAACGGCGGCAGTGCGGTCAATACCGTCCCCGCGAGCGCCGAAGCCACACTCGACGTTCGCGTGTTGCCGTCAGTCGATTCGGACGCGATCATCGCCCGGATTCGAGACTGCCTCGACGCTCGAGACGCTGCGACGCTCGTCGATGTAACGTGTAAGGCAGGGTCGTACACGGCCCCCGATTCGGCAGTCGTTCGAGCAATGAGCCGCGTCGTCGACGATGTCGTCCCGACACCGGTGTATCGCCGGTTTGCAACGGGAAGCGGTGACGCACAAGTGTTCCGCGATAACGGGGTCCCGAGCGTCGAATTCGCGACCGGCACGGGAACGGCACACGCGGTCGACGAGTACACGACCGTCGACAAACTTCTCCGGAACGCGCTCGTGTACGCGCGGCTCCCATTCGAGATCGATCGGATCCGCGGTGACTGA
- a CDS encoding rubrerythrin-like domain-containing protein, protein MTLEEQREYVCVQCGRRETVGDALLGTCQQCGGEMRNVELIRD, encoded by the coding sequence ATGACACTCGAGGAGCAACGCGAGTACGTCTGCGTCCAGTGTGGCCGGCGGGAAACGGTCGGGGACGCACTCCTCGGCACCTGTCAGCAGTGCGGGGGCGAGATGCGAAACGTCGAGTTGATCCGGGACTAG
- a CDS encoding MFS transporter → MSVRRAAGRLASYDALILTAAIWFLAKFLRYAFPPLFDAFQSSYGVSDAVLGTAFSGLMLVYAAMQFPSGVLADRLGSVTVITAGALVAAAAALALVIDSPFLVLVGAMLVIGAGTGAHKTVAVRLLARAYPTRTGRALGVLDTFGALSGVVAPAAVVGVASLALGPVSSWRLVFLGAGLVGLALAAAFRVRVPKRLPGESSGIDASSSDRGGEIAQYASLFRDWRFSTFALLTVLFSFTYNGLVAFAPRYLTAEAGLTTATASLLYSGLFLASLVQLVTGNLSDRVGRLPIIVATLGLASIALVAFVSLTGTSNPILLGGLLVTVGLGSHGFRPVRGAYLMSAIPDDVAGGGLGVVRTLLMGAGAIAPAVVGTLSETAGFRAAFWLLASTVVGATLLGCLLWVFERA, encoded by the coding sequence ATGTCGGTTCGACGAGCGGCCGGACGGCTGGCGAGCTATGACGCGCTCATACTGACGGCCGCGATCTGGTTTCTCGCGAAATTCCTTCGGTACGCCTTTCCGCCGCTGTTCGACGCGTTTCAGTCGAGCTACGGCGTTTCTGATGCCGTCCTCGGAACCGCGTTTTCCGGACTGATGCTCGTCTACGCGGCCATGCAGTTTCCCTCCGGCGTGCTCGCGGACCGGCTCGGTTCGGTGACCGTTATCACGGCCGGCGCGCTCGTCGCGGCCGCGGCCGCGCTCGCACTGGTCATTGACTCGCCGTTTCTCGTCCTCGTCGGCGCGATGCTCGTGATCGGGGCCGGCACCGGCGCGCACAAGACCGTCGCCGTTCGACTCCTCGCTCGAGCCTATCCGACCCGGACGGGGCGAGCGCTCGGCGTGTTGGATACGTTCGGTGCGCTCAGCGGCGTCGTCGCGCCCGCCGCCGTCGTCGGGGTCGCGTCGCTGGCGCTCGGTCCGGTCTCGAGCTGGCGACTGGTCTTTCTGGGTGCCGGCCTCGTCGGGCTAGCGCTCGCAGCGGCGTTCCGGGTTCGGGTCCCGAAGCGCCTGCCGGGCGAATCGAGCGGCATCGATGCGAGCTCGAGCGATCGTGGCGGCGAAATAGCGCAGTACGCGTCGCTCTTTCGGGACTGGCGGTTCTCGACGTTCGCCCTGTTGACGGTCCTGTTCTCGTTTACCTACAACGGGTTGGTCGCGTTCGCACCCCGATACCTCACCGCGGAAGCGGGGCTCACGACGGCGACCGCGAGCCTGCTCTACAGCGGGCTCTTCCTCGCGAGTCTGGTACAGTTGGTGACCGGAAACCTCAGCGATCGGGTGGGCCGATTGCCCATCATCGTCGCGACGCTCGGCCTCGCCTCGATCGCGCTGGTCGCCTTCGTTTCCCTGACCGGAACGAGTAATCCGATCCTGCTTGGTGGGTTACTCGTCACCGTCGGCCTCGGCTCGCACGGCTTCCGGCCCGTCAGGGGTGCGTACCTGATGTCGGCCATTCCGGACGACGTCGCCGGCGGCGGACTGGGCGTCGTCCGAACGCTGTTGATGGGGGCCGGCGCGATCGCACCCGCGGTCGTCGGGACCCTCTCGGAGACCGCCGGCTTCAGGGCCGCGTTCTGGCTGCTCGCCTCGACGGTCGTCGGGGCAACGCTACTCGGTTGTCTGCTCTGGGTTTTCGAACGGGCGTGA
- a CDS encoding 50S ribosomal protein L10: protein MSAQAERKTENLPQWKKEEVDDLAQIIDEYESVGVVGIAGIPSKQLQDMRRDLYGTAVLRVSRNTLQTRALEDAGLGDLVEHIGGQVGIIATDENPFSLYKELEASKTPAPINEGEIAPNDIVIPEGDTGVDPGPFVGELQGIGANARIEEGSIQVMEDSTVLEAGEEVSADLSNVLNELGIEPKEVGLDLRAVIAEGVLFNPEDLDIDIEAYRSDVSTAAARARNLSLNASFPTASTAPTLIAKATGEAKSLGLQAAIEDEDLMPDLVSKADAQLRALAGQIDDEEALPDELQDVEAPAEPAAADDEDESADDQTEDEAETEETDGDDDDEDDGDGAAGLGEMFG from the coding sequence ATGAGCGCACAGGCTGAACGCAAAACCGAGAACCTTCCCCAGTGGAAGAAAGAGGAAGTCGACGACCTCGCACAAATCATCGACGAGTACGAGAGCGTCGGCGTCGTCGGTATCGCCGGCATTCCCTCGAAGCAGCTCCAAGACATGCGCCGCGACCTGTACGGCACTGCCGTGTTGCGCGTCAGCCGCAACACCCTGCAGACGCGCGCGCTCGAGGACGCCGGACTCGGCGACCTCGTCGAGCACATCGGGGGACAGGTCGGGATCATCGCGACCGACGAGAACCCGTTCTCGCTGTACAAGGAACTCGAGGCGTCGAAGACGCCCGCACCGATCAACGAGGGCGAAATCGCCCCGAACGACATCGTGATCCCCGAAGGGGACACCGGTGTCGATCCGGGGCCGTTCGTCGGTGAACTTCAGGGTATCGGTGCGAACGCGCGCATCGAAGAAGGGTCGATCCAGGTCATGGAGGACTCGACGGTTCTCGAAGCCGGCGAGGAAGTCTCCGCCGACCTGTCGAACGTCCTCAACGAGCTCGGTATCGAGCCCAAGGAGGTCGGTCTCGACCTGCGCGCCGTCATCGCCGAGGGCGTGCTCTTCAACCCCGAGGACCTCGACATCGACATCGAGGCCTACCGGAGCGACGTGTCGACGGCCGCCGCCCGCGCACGGAACCTCTCGCTTAACGCGAGCTTCCCGACCGCGTCGACGGCCCCGACGCTCATCGCCAAGGCCACGGGCGAGGCCAAGAGCCTCGGCCTGCAGGCCGCCATCGAGGACGAAGACCTGATGCCCGACCTCGTCAGCAAGGCCGACGCACAGCTGCGTGCGCTCGCGGGCCAGATTGATGACGAGGAGGCGCTTCCTGACGAACTTCAGGACGTCGAGGCTCCCGCCGAACCGGCGGCAGCCGACGACGAAGACGAATCGGCAGACGACCAGACTGAAGACGAGGCTGAGACCGAAGAGACCGACGGCGACGATGACGACGAAGATGACGGCGACGGCGCGGCAGGTCTCGGCGAGATGTTCGGTTAA
- a CDS encoding class I SAM-dependent methyltransferase produces MGFHTYPVDRADALEDPSRYRYCSREELLAMLEPTADGVVADLGSGTGFYADDVAPFVDTLYAVDVQSAMHDRYREKGVPKAVEFVTAEISSLPFDDGELDGAYSTMTHHEYASPTVMEGTEADDDADGALMELARVLRPDGRLVTVDWSADGDSDAGPPLEERFDLAAATGQLEAAGFEIELACDRPETLAIVATR; encoded by the coding sequence ATGGGATTTCACACGTATCCGGTCGATCGAGCGGACGCCCTCGAGGACCCGTCTCGCTACCGATACTGCTCTCGGGAGGAACTGCTCGCGATGCTCGAGCCGACGGCGGACGGCGTCGTCGCAGATCTCGGCTCCGGGACGGGCTTTTACGCGGACGACGTCGCACCGTTCGTCGACACTCTGTACGCGGTAGACGTCCAGTCCGCGATGCACGATCGCTACCGAGAGAAGGGCGTTCCCAAGGCCGTCGAGTTCGTCACGGCCGAAATCTCGTCGCTTCCCTTCGACGATGGAGAACTCGACGGTGCGTACTCGACGATGACACACCATGAGTACGCGTCGCCGACGGTAATGGAGGGAACGGAGGCGGACGACGATGCCGATGGTGCCCTCATGGAACTCGCGCGGGTCCTCCGTCCCGACGGCCGACTGGTCACAGTCGACTGGTCGGCCGACGGTGATTCGGACGCCGGCCCGCCGCTCGAGGAGCGGTTCGACCTCGCGGCAGCGACAGGGCAACTCGAGGCCGCCGGCTTCGAGATTGAACTCGCCTGCGATCGACCGGAGACGCTCGCAATCGTCGCGACTCGGTAA
- a CDS encoding HEWD family protein, whose translation MSAQVRKPTARICEECGRGEQWDENLEAWQIARDDGEKQVGNPHCIHEWDITGTFKPVDATDS comes from the coding sequence ATGAGCGCACAGGTACGAAAACCGACCGCGAGAATCTGTGAAGAGTGCGGTCGAGGCGAACAGTGGGACGAAAACCTCGAGGCCTGGCAGATCGCCCGCGACGATGGTGAGAAACAGGTCGGCAATCCACACTGCATCCACGAGTGGGACATCACCGGGACGTTCAAACCGGTCGACGCAACCGACAGCTGA
- a CDS encoding 50S ribosomal protein L11 yields the protein MAGTIEVLVPGGQANPGPPLGPELGPTPVDVQAVVQEINDQTEAFDGTEVPVTVDYEEDGSFEIDVGVPPTAALIKDEADFDTGSGEPQKDFVADLSVEQVKTIAEQKHPDLLAYDTINAAKEVVGTCASMGVTIEGNDAREFKQRVDDGEYDDVLAGEASA from the coding sequence ATGGCTGGAACCATCGAAGTGCTCGTTCCGGGTGGCCAGGCCAATCCTGGCCCACCACTCGGTCCCGAGCTCGGACCGACGCCCGTCGACGTGCAGGCCGTCGTACAGGAAATCAACGATCAGACCGAAGCGTTCGACGGGACCGAAGTCCCCGTCACCGTCGACTACGAGGAGGACGGCTCCTTCGAGATCGACGTCGGTGTCCCGCCGACGGCGGCACTGATCAAAGACGAGGCTGATTTCGATACCGGCAGCGGCGAACCCCAGAAGGACTTCGTCGCGGATCTTTCCGTTGAACAGGTCAAGACGATCGCCGAACAGAAACACCCTGACCTGCTCGCCTACGATACGATCAACGCCGCGAAGGAGGTCGTCGGTACCTGCGCTTCGATGGGCGTCACCATCGAGGGCAACGACGCTCGAGAGTTCAAGCAGCGAGTCGACGACGGCGAGTACGACGACGTGCTCGCTGGCGAAGCGAGCGCCTGA
- a CDS encoding 50S ribosomal protein L1: MADSDIETAVARALEDSPDRNFTETVDLAINLRDLDLNEPSNRVDESIVLPAGTGQETRIVVIAEGETAVRAEEAADEVLSVDDVADLDDDEAKDMADETDFFIAEEAMMQDIARHLGTILGPRGKMPDPLSPDDDVVETVNRLKNTVQLRSGDRRTFHTLVGAEDMDAEDIGDNIDVILRRLHADLEKGPQNIDIVYVKTTMGPSVEVA; encoded by the coding sequence ATGGCAGATTCGGATATTGAAACAGCAGTAGCGCGCGCACTCGAGGATTCGCCCGATCGGAACTTTACCGAAACGGTAGACCTCGCGATCAATCTGCGCGACTTAGACCTAAACGAACCGTCGAACCGCGTTGACGAGTCGATCGTCCTACCGGCCGGAACCGGCCAGGAAACTCGGATCGTCGTCATCGCCGAAGGAGAGACCGCAGTCCGCGCCGAAGAGGCGGCGGACGAGGTACTTTCGGTGGACGACGTGGCCGATCTGGACGACGACGAGGCCAAAGACATGGCCGACGAGACGGACTTCTTCATCGCCGAAGAAGCAATGATGCAAGACATCGCCCGGCACCTGGGTACCATTCTCGGTCCCCGAGGGAAGATGCCGGATCCGCTCTCGCCCGACGACGACGTCGTCGAAACCGTCAACCGGCTCAAAAACACCGTGCAGCTTCGCTCCGGCGACCGACGAACCTTCCACACGCTCGTCGGTGCCGAAGACATGGACGCCGAGGATATCGGCGACAACATCGACGTCATCCTGCGTCGCCTGCACGCTGACCTCGAGAAGGGGCCCCAGAACATCGATATCGTCTATGTGAAGACGACGATGGGCCCGTCCGTGGAGGTGGCCTAG
- a CDS encoding chromosome segregation ATPase: MLIDDVVDDATAGRLCYTTPGPLVDKTAPTDAHREAVESILADRGLDATPISTGFAVVYDQLAADNYTGLGICLRAQTTSVTLAYYGVPAMAVSLAKGREWIIERAAGETGREPARVADVLEAFTLDPDAAAGGIESAIAQAYDALIAEVIEAIRDAADESDIQQGVSVPIAVAGEAALEGVEFLIGGRFDAATLPFSVRGVRLADDPAASAARGALAAARDDVEAYEAVTWSASVTPGEDTDDSSSADEASAMSGATELAFDDGEAPPGDTQRTDDAIDQLFDRLANRDAEIESVREDLEVLFDDLEYIEERTAAAETVDELDDRLESFADDLTDLEDESGTHASDDDVTDLEDDLETVDDELEALSDALAAVADDVGDLDDDLEALDDDLAAVETTAADERAGLDERVIELAADLETVADRTETVDEDLVAVQADLDELETTAASEAALEAVEGRVSGLTDKLEALEADVDRAGTRIEGVAGRLEELSTRIDGVSGRLEEHSERTDARFETVESTLDEEFAAVDDELDAVRGTVDDRTAALDTGLEAVQDSIDDLEAATTDDERVDAIADDLSTLETAVDDLGETISDVTETLDDLETRAASRETVEGLAADLETTDEDLETLDSELQSLEDAIDRRIDDTVSTLEARIADATDGIDEDLTALENTVERLDDETVPEDDVAQLRDSLANTTAEIDAVTADTDAIATDLAAVEDRIDDLDTELEDRVDEVRASLEAQVSDVRTTVTDRVDDVEATVDDRVDEVRTALEDDVAALRTTLEDETESLAETLSERDDRIADTEERLDTHETRFEDLSSTLEGLDSEIDGVSSDLATLADRVDDTADTAATDEDVAALADDISSVADRLESLRSDHDDLTRAVESGPDESAVTELDGDLQALDGDVRALDDDVQLLDGELDSFGEQVATVSEQLSGLEERSESIETRIEDVETRTSHSEEIEALRADLEDVRAETTASPTLSSAIVAGGGGAGVVAGSVTALAGETTIGGGAVVVGLVLIGVAMLLART; the protein is encoded by the coding sequence ATGCTTATCGACGACGTCGTGGATGACGCGACGGCCGGCCGGCTCTGTTATACGACGCCGGGACCGCTCGTCGACAAGACAGCGCCGACCGACGCACACCGCGAGGCCGTCGAGTCGATTCTAGCTGACCGCGGACTCGACGCAACGCCGATCAGCACGGGATTCGCCGTCGTCTATGACCAACTGGCGGCCGACAACTACACTGGGCTCGGCATCTGCCTCAGGGCACAGACGACGAGTGTCACGCTCGCGTACTACGGCGTTCCGGCGATGGCCGTCTCACTCGCCAAAGGGCGCGAGTGGATCATCGAGCGTGCGGCCGGCGAAACCGGTCGCGAACCGGCACGGGTCGCCGACGTCCTCGAGGCGTTCACGCTCGACCCCGACGCGGCGGCAGGTGGGATCGAGAGCGCTATCGCGCAGGCCTACGACGCCCTGATAGCCGAGGTGATCGAGGCGATCCGAGATGCGGCCGACGAGAGCGACATCCAGCAGGGGGTATCCGTTCCGATCGCGGTCGCCGGTGAGGCCGCGCTCGAGGGCGTCGAATTCCTCATCGGCGGCCGATTCGATGCAGCGACGCTTCCGTTCTCGGTTCGCGGCGTTCGACTTGCGGACGACCCCGCTGCGAGCGCCGCTCGAGGCGCGCTCGCGGCGGCCCGGGACGACGTCGAGGCCTACGAGGCAGTCACCTGGTCCGCCTCCGTCACTCCCGGTGAGGACACTGACGACTCCTCAAGTGCGGACGAGGCGTCCGCGATGAGCGGGGCGACCGAACTCGCGTTCGACGACGGGGAAGCGCCACCCGGAGACACCCAGCGAACCGACGACGCCATCGATCAGTTGTTCGATCGACTCGCGAACCGCGACGCCGAGATCGAGTCCGTCCGCGAGGATCTCGAGGTCCTGTTCGACGATCTCGAGTATATCGAGGAGCGAACGGCTGCGGCCGAAACTGTCGACGAACTCGACGATCGCCTCGAGTCGTTTGCCGACGATCTGACTGATCTCGAGGATGAAAGCGGGACGCACGCGAGCGACGACGACGTGACTGATCTCGAGGACGACCTCGAGACCGTCGATGATGAACTCGAGGCGTTGTCGGACGCGCTCGCGGCGGTAGCGGACGACGTCGGCGATCTCGACGATGATCTCGAGGCCCTCGACGACGACCTCGCCGCGGTCGAAACGACTGCGGCCGACGAGCGAGCGGGCCTCGACGAACGGGTTATTGAGCTGGCGGCCGACCTCGAGACGGTCGCCGATCGGACAGAGACGGTCGACGAAGATCTCGTCGCCGTCCAGGCCGACCTGGATGAGCTCGAAACGACCGCCGCGAGCGAAGCGGCGCTCGAGGCGGTCGAGGGACGGGTCTCGGGACTGACCGACAAACTCGAGGCCCTCGAGGCGGACGTCGATCGCGCCGGAACGCGAATCGAGGGCGTTGCGGGACGGCTCGAGGAACTGAGCACACGGATCGACGGCGTGTCGGGGCGACTCGAAGAGCACTCCGAACGGACCGATGCGCGCTTCGAGACCGTCGAATCGACGCTCGACGAGGAGTTCGCGGCCGTCGACGACGAGCTAGATGCCGTCCGCGGAACGGTGGACGACCGCACCGCAGCGCTCGATACCGGTCTCGAGGCCGTTCAGGACTCGATCGACGACCTCGAGGCGGCGACGACGGACGACGAACGAGTTGACGCCATCGCGGACGATCTGTCGACCCTCGAGACGGCGGTCGACGACCTCGGAGAGACGATTTCGGACGTGACGGAAACGCTCGACGACCTCGAAACGCGGGCCGCCAGTCGAGAGACGGTCGAGGGGCTCGCGGCTGATCTCGAGACAACTGATGAGGACCTCGAAACGCTCGACTCGGAGCTCCAGTCGCTCGAGGATGCGATCGACCGGCGAATCGACGACACGGTCTCGACCCTCGAAGCCCGGATCGCGGACGCAACGGACGGGATCGACGAGGATCTCACAGCGCTCGAGAACACCGTCGAGCGGCTCGATGACGAAACGGTGCCAGAGGATGACGTCGCTCAGTTGCGCGACTCCCTCGCTAACACGACCGCCGAGATCGATGCGGTGACTGCGGACACCGATGCCATCGCGACGGATCTCGCGGCCGTCGAGGACCGGATCGACGATCTCGACACCGAACTCGAGGACCGAGTGGACGAGGTTCGGGCGAGTCTCGAAGCGCAGGTGAGCGACGTTCGAACGACGGTCACCGATCGAGTGGACGACGTAGAGGCGACGGTCGACGATCGGGTGGACGAGGTTCGGACAGCACTCGAGGACGACGTCGCGGCGCTTCGGACCACCCTCGAGGACGAGACCGAGTCGCTCGCCGAGACGCTCTCGGAGAGAGACGATCGAATCGCCGACACCGAAGAGCGATTGGACACCCACGAAACCCGTTTCGAGGACCTCTCGTCGACACTCGAGGGGCTCGACTCCGAGATCGACGGCGTCAGCTCGGACCTCGCGACGCTCGCAGATCGAGTCGATGACACTGCCGACACGGCCGCGACTGACGAGGATGTCGCGGCGCTCGCGGATGACATCTCGTCGGTCGCCGACCGCCTCGAGTCACTCCGTTCGGATCACGACGACCTCACTCGAGCCGTCGAGTCGGGGCCTGACGAATCGGCGGTAACGGAACTCGACGGTGATCTGCAGGCACTCGATGGTGATGTCCGAGCGCTCGACGACGACGTACAGTTGCTCGACGGCGAACTCGACTCGTTCGGTGAACAGGTGGCGACGGTTTCTGAACAACTCTCGGGGCTCGAAGAGCGGTCCGAGTCGATTGAGACGCGGATTGAGGATGTCGAGACTCGGACGAGCCACTCCGAGGAGATCGAGGCGCTTCGAGCGGACCTCGAGGACGTTCGAGCCGAGACGACCGCATCACCGACGCTTTCGTCCGCAATCGTCGCCGGCGGTGGGGGCGCAGGAGTCGTCGCCGGTAGCGTCACCGCGCTTGCGGGCGAGACGACGATCGGTGGCGGTGCAGTTGTCGTCGGACTCGTGCTGATTGGGGTTGCAATGTTGCTCGCTCGGACGTGA
- the cutA gene encoding divalent-cation tolerance protein CutA, translating to MPTVYITAPPEAADGIAETLVEERLAACVNRLSTTSTYRWEGEIHNDDEAVLLAKTTDDVYDDLVDRVRDIHPYDVPCIERFDESDVLESFAAWRTESVE from the coding sequence ATGCCGACTGTTTACATTACAGCGCCACCCGAAGCCGCCGACGGGATCGCCGAGACGTTGGTCGAGGAGCGACTCGCTGCCTGCGTCAATCGTCTATCGACGACCTCGACCTACCGCTGGGAGGGCGAGATTCACAACGACGACGAGGCCGTGTTGCTCGCGAAGACCACTGACGACGTGTACGACGATCTCGTCGACCGCGTCCGTGACATCCACCCCTACGACGTCCCCTGTATCGAGCGCTTCGACGAGAGCGACGTCCTCGAGTCGTTCGCAGCGTGGCGAACGGAGAGCGTCGAGTGA
- a CDS encoding tripartite tricarboxylate transporter permease → MPAPVEIVTEPALTLQLLAWVVAGSLLGCCSGLVPGLHANNFAFLLAGVVPSVPGPPLFVGCAMLAAGVVHTFCNAVPAMALGVPDAEMAVTALPGHRMVLEGRGYEAIRLSALGSILAVIVAVPLAVPVTWAVTAAYPTIRDHLSLVLAMVAVALIVSEPTWRGRFGGLLSFALATGLGTLTLDLTADAPLEAGGTLAPLFAGLFGAPVLIDAIRGSGIPRQEGDGIRASRPFVGVTAVAGALAGAVVGYLPGITAAIAAVAVLALVPGGASDRGYIVATSGVDTSNTIFALFALVAIGQPRTGVLVAFEGTSAPLELPILLAGVVLAGLLGFAFVIVAGDAYLELVGRLTYWKISVAVLAVLLALSYLFTGPIGIVIFAVATAIGLVPIRLRCRRVHLMGVLIGPLMLGL, encoded by the coding sequence ATGCCCGCTCCTGTCGAGATCGTCACCGAGCCGGCGCTGACACTCCAGTTGCTCGCATGGGTGGTCGCCGGCTCGCTACTGGGGTGTTGTAGCGGGCTCGTCCCCGGACTCCACGCTAACAACTTCGCGTTCCTGCTGGCCGGCGTCGTGCCGTCAGTCCCCGGGCCGCCGCTGTTCGTCGGCTGTGCGATGCTCGCGGCCGGCGTCGTCCACACCTTCTGTAACGCCGTCCCGGCGATGGCGCTCGGCGTTCCCGACGCCGAGATGGCCGTCACTGCACTGCCGGGCCATCGGATGGTCCTCGAGGGCCGGGGCTACGAGGCGATCCGACTTTCTGCGCTCGGCAGTATCCTTGCCGTGATCGTGGCGGTCCCGCTCGCCGTCCCCGTCACCTGGGCCGTGACGGCCGCCTATCCGACGATTCGGGACCATCTCTCGCTCGTCCTCGCGATGGTCGCGGTCGCGCTGATCGTGTCGGAACCGACGTGGCGCGGCCGGTTCGGTGGGCTGCTCTCGTTCGCGCTTGCGACCGGCCTCGGCACACTCACATTGGATCTCACTGCGGATGCCCCGCTCGAGGCGGGCGGCACGCTCGCGCCCCTCTTCGCTGGCCTCTTCGGCGCGCCGGTGTTGATCGACGCGATCCGGGGAAGCGGAATTCCGCGACAGGAGGGCGACGGCATACGGGCCTCGCGACCGTTCGTCGGCGTCACCGCCGTCGCCGGCGCGCTCGCGGGAGCTGTGGTCGGCTACCTGCCCGGTATCACGGCAGCGATCGCCGCGGTTGCGGTGCTGGCGCTCGTCCCGGGCGGAGCCAGCGACCGCGGCTACATCGTCGCGACCAGCGGCGTTGACACGTCGAACACGATCTTCGCGCTCTTCGCGCTGGTCGCCATCGGTCAGCCTCGAACCGGCGTGTTAGTCGCGTTCGAAGGCACTTCCGCGCCGCTCGAGTTGCCGATCCTTCTCGCGGGCGTCGTCCTTGCAGGGCTGCTCGGGTTCGCGTTCGTGATCGTCGCCGGCGACGCCTACCTTGAGCTGGTCGGCCGACTGACCTACTGGAAGATTTCGGTCGCCGTCCTCGCGGTGTTGCTCGCTCTCTCGTATCTGTTCACCGGTCCGATCGGCATCGTGATCTTCGCCGTCGCGACCGCTATCGGACTGGTTCCGATTCGGTTGCGGTGCCGACGGGTGCACCTGATGGGTGTTCTGATCGGACCGTTGATGTTGGGGCTCTGA